In Chitinivibrionales bacterium, the DNA window TTCTTGAAGGGGGTATGCCGGAAATAATAGCATGCTATCCTGCCGGAGTAATAGGAAAGACAATTGACAATTTAAAAGCATCGGCAAGTGGAGAACATGAAGAATGGACGGATGTATATCCTGCCTTTGCCGCCAAAGCGAAACAAGAAGGCTTTCCGGCAATTGCCGCGCTTTTTGAAAATGTTTCCGTCGCCGAAAAGCAGCATGAAAAGCGTTATCTTGGTTTACTGAAGAATGTCGAGGAAGGAACTGTTTTCAAGAAAGCCCAAAAAGTTGTTTGGCGCTGCCGGAATTGCGGTTATATTCATGAAGGTGAAGAAGCGCCGGGCACCTGTCCAGCCTGTGCACATCCGCAGGCACATTTTGAACTTCTTGCCGAAAACTGGTAATTCTAATTTCATATTATGAAAAGGAGAAAGAATTATGGATAAAGAGATCAAATGCCCGGTGACGGGAGAAACTAGTGCTATTCCGGCTGGCCGCGGCACTTCAAATCGTGACTGGTGGCCAAACCAATTGAATCTTGGCGTTCTTCACCAACAC includes these proteins:
- a CDS encoding rubrerythrin family protein, with protein sequence MAFIKGTETEKNLLKAFAGESQARNRYTYFAGVARKEGYVQIADVFEETANQEKEHAKRFFSFLEGGMPEIIACYPAGVIGKTIDNLKASASGEHEEWTDVYPAFAAKAKQEGFPAIAALFENVSVAEKQHEKRYLGLLKNVEEGTVFKKAQKVVWRCRNCGYIHEGEEAPGTCPACAHPQAHFELLAENW